A portion of the Misgurnus anguillicaudatus chromosome 16, ASM2758022v2, whole genome shotgun sequence genome contains these proteins:
- the LOC129422620 gene encoding CDGSH iron-sulfur domain-containing protein 1 isoform X2 — MSSHVPGFSALTKPSLIPGFRLSKVAAALSTYLVTRYFSGHSGTKSRVNQTFNKDSPKVVHSFDIEDIGNKVAYCRCWRSKKFPYCDGAHAKHNEETGDNVGPLIIKKRNA; from the exons ATGTCATCTCACGTTCCAGGATTTTCAGCTTTGACTAAACCGAGTTTAATACCGGGTTTCAGGCTGTCTAAAG TGGCCGCAGCTCTGAGTACATACCTGGTGACGCGCTACTTCAGCGGGCACAGCGGTACAAAAAGCAGAGTCAACCAGACGTTCAACAAAGACAGCCCTAAAGTAGTGCACAGCTTTGACATCGAAGACATCGGCAACAAGGTCGCATACTGCAGATGCTGGAGGTCTAAGAAG TTTCCCTACTGTGACGGTGCACACGCCAAACATAACGAGGAAACTGGTGATAATGTCGGACCACTGATCATTAAGAAGAGAAATGCTTAA
- the LOC129422620 gene encoding CDGSH iron-sulfur domain-containing protein 1 isoform X1, which yields MSSHVPGFSALTKPSLIPGFRLSKDRLITIIPVAVAAALSTYLVTRYFSGHSGTKSRVNQTFNKDSPKVVHSFDIEDIGNKVAYCRCWRSKKFPYCDGAHAKHNEETGDNVGPLIIKKRNA from the exons ATGTCATCTCACGTTCCAGGATTTTCAGCTTTGACTAAACCGAGTTTAATACCGGGTTTCAGGCTGTCTAAAG ATCGGCTGATCACCATTATTCCTGTTGCAGTGGCCGCAGCTCTGAGTACATACCTGGTGACGCGCTACTTCAGCGGGCACAGCGGTACAAAAAGCAGAGTCAACCAGACGTTCAACAAAGACAGCCCTAAAGTAGTGCACAGCTTTGACATCGAAGACATCGGCAACAAGGTCGCATACTGCAGATGCTGGAGGTCTAAGAAG TTTCCCTACTGTGACGGTGCACACGCCAAACATAACGAGGAAACTGGTGATAATGTCGGACCACTGATCATTAAGAAGAGAAATGCTTAA